The Hippoglossus stenolepis isolate QCI-W04-F060 chromosome 1, HSTE1.2, whole genome shotgun sequence DNA segment CATGATGTGTATACATATGCATTTGTAGAATTGATCAAGTTATGGTTACTTACCAAGAGAATCGATGAAGTCTTTGTTACTCTGGTAAAACTTTACGTATGATACTAGTTTGGCACTGACAAAGATAGTTAATAGCTGTAAAgacaaagggagggaggaatggCAATTAGAAGACTTGATAATCACAATTAGATCAtctttgtatttatacacattgaacatatataataatatacatatatacatataataatcATAGACAATTGGAATAAACATCTCACTGGCTTTCTGCAAATTGTTTCATCCGTGATGTATAATTACTAAACTATATATAGCTTTGTAATTGATACTCTATTGACCCTAAGAAACTGCATACATTTGAGTGAAAATACTTCCCCCCATTATCTCAACGTGTTCAGCTGATGATGTAAAAACCTGCTACTCAACATTCAAACCTATTAAGTAACATTGATATTGGGCTGTTTTTGTCCTAACAAATCAAAATCTAAAACTCAGTTAGGAGGCTTTTACACCAGTGTGTGTTATCCTACTTATCACATGACATAAATTGGTATTCTACACAAGCAAGATTGACCAGCTTGTAACAATGACTGATGGAAAATTTTGCTTTAGGAAACAATGTTTTCGGCGCAGTTTTGGGGCTATGTAAGGCACTAACAACGTCAAAATCTGCAGAGAACAAAATTGACAGGACAATAGTTTCTGGCAAAAACCTGAAAAGGCCTGTAATCTCTTTTATATAACCTGTAAAGAATCACACATCCCTCAGTACTCACATCATGGATTAGTTCTCCCTCCAGGAAGCGAACAGGTTTCAGGGTGAGCAGGTGGTCAAACAGGAAGGTGTTGGGGTCTTTGAGAGCACGGACGATACATCtaaaacacaaagcacacagaTGGATGAAAGTATGATGAATGTTCAGTACATCAAGGCTTAAAGAAAATTGTTAAAAACAAGCTCTACACATTTACCTGTGGGCATCAACCCGTGCTTGTGAAGCGTTGTCTTCTGTGTAACTTCCCAGCAGCTCAACCATCACTTTTGCTGCCGTCTCACTAGGAAATGAGGAAAATACTGTGTTGAAAACTTTTTCCCCCACTTTTTAAATTCACTGATGATTTACTTCTGCACATATCCAAACATGTATTTCCCCACACACCTTACTCTGTCAGAATTTACCTTTTTTTGCCATCAACCAAAGCTTCATACACCAGCCTCAATAGCgtgtgtttcttctctgtgttcagGTTCCAGTCAATGATCCACTTGCGCACCTGATCAGGggcaaaaacatttaacaaaaaatcAGCTACATAAGAAAACTTACAGCCCATGGACATGTgtacatttcaataaaaaacattcctCATTTAACTTTGTCTGTAGCCAAAAAGATAAACGAAAAATCTACAGTTTCATCGGTCAGTTTTTGCAGGGGATCATGATGAAGAGTTATACCTGATCAAGGTCAGTGGGGATAAAGTTGATGGCATTACATGTTGCCGCCACTTTGATGAGACCACAGAAGACAGTATATCTCACTGGAGTGTTCTCATCCATGCCGTGGAACAGGTTGCTCAGCCTGTAACAAAACAGTTCAAGAGACAGTTATACATTTTCACCGAGATTCGGTTTTTTCCAGATTGGTTACATGTTTTGAGATTTGTTTTAGCTGGAAGATAAAGACTTTGCTGATTCTTAATGTTCCTATACAGTAAAATTCCTGATTTAGTTCAACACCAAAACAGTGACCTAAATTGTTTTCTTAAagaatgtattttcttttgaccaacatttcagaaacaacacaatatgGAGGTGATGCTGAAGgttttgggggggggcagggTGACAGGACTCACAACTGCATCCGGAGGGAGGGTCTCTCTCCTTCACGGAACTTCACCAGTTTCTCACAAAGACTTTCAATGAGAGCCTCCTGCTTCTCCGTCTCCAggatcagcagcagagacacgaTGCTGTTCATCACACTCTCGacatctgcagagagaagcagcaatTAGGCTACAAGTAAAACATTGTTATTCATCCAGGTGAGGTTTCAGACTCGGCTGATTACTTCAATATTACACTTTAAATGTGGCACATTTAACTTATAACTGCAGGGGTAACCTTTCACACCAATAAAAACCTGTCATTGTCCAACATGTACATGAATGATGGTGGGTTAGACACAGGGGTGTTCATCGTGGCCTACCTTTATCATCGTCCTTGAGGCAGACGTCACACGCCTCGATGATCTGAGCCAGATCCACATGGAGTCCACCTTCAGCATTCTCCTCGGAGATTTCGGCTCCTTTGGCCTTGATGTATGCTCTCAACTCTGAGGCCTGTACACAGTAACATAATCAGCATTAGTGGAGAAATAACACCCAATAACACAAATAATGCCATGCTTcgcgtgtatatatatatatacacacacatgcttcagTGTGTGAGTAATGTAAAAGTGTAATATTAGCAATGTGTTTATAATTAAGCATTTACTGTGAGGTtctgttttaaaatcacatgaaAATTAGCTGCAGCCAGCtacaagagaaaataaacatattcaaatataaacCTATTAAAAATGCTAGAGCTATAGTTATCTCGTAAGAACAGAGCTGACTGTTTGGCAATGTCCCCTGCTTTGTTTATCAAGATGTGAGGCTACGTAGTTAGCATATATAGCTATCCTAAAATTACAACACTGAAGACCTGCTACTCGAGCGGTGACAGCGTTATCCGTAAATACAGTGATTTAATGGCGTTAACTATAAACTCCTCTACATACAC contains these protein-coding regions:
- the eif3m gene encoding eukaryotic translation initiation factor 3 subunit M: MSVPAFIDITEEDQASELRAYIKAKGAEISEENAEGGLHVDLAQIIEACDVCLKDDDKDVESVMNSIVSLLLILETEKQEALIESLCEKLVKFREGERPSLRMQLLSNLFHGMDENTPVRYTVFCGLIKVAATCNAINFIPTDLDQVRKWIIDWNLNTEKKHTLLRLVYEALVDGKKSETAAKVMVELLGSYTEDNASQARVDAHRCIVRALKDPNTFLFDHLLTLKPVRFLEGELIHDLLTIFVSAKLVSYVKFYQSNKDFIDSLGLSHEQNMAKMRLLTFMGMAVEFKEISFDTMQTELQIGPDDVEAFVIDAVRTKMVYCKIDQTQRKVVVSHSTHRTFGKQQWQQLSESLTSWKANLAAVKTSLQALSPSA